DNA sequence from the Vanrija pseudolonga chromosome 7, complete sequence genome:
tgGCACCGTTCCCGCTCTTCCGGTTGGTCAGCTTGTAGATGTGGATTGTCGAGGTGTCggacgacacggcgaggagcgtgGACGCGAGGTTGAAGTTCATGCTGAAGATGtgtgccgacgacgtgccgcgACGGAACTGCCACAGTTTCTTGGCGTCGGGCACCGAGAAGACACGCACGACAGTCCCCTTGTCGCTCGCCGTGGCCAGCATCGTGCCCGTCGAGTTGAGGCTCAGCGCGGCAATTGGCGTCTTGTGCGCCTGGATCACGTTGACAGCGGACAGGTTGAGCGTGTCAAAGATGAGCACGTCACCCGTTGTCGGCGCCGGAGCAGCTGGCGGCACGCCAGATGacaccgaggcggacgacgtcgacggcgcaggAGACGGATACGCGAGGTATGAGTGttcgctcgacgacgagagagCGCACACGGCGTTGGGGTTCGGCCCCGTCTCGATCGTGTGTAGCAGCTTCATTGTCGAGATGTCGTAGATGTAGATCTCGTTCTCGAGCACCACAATCAGCCGCTTGCGGTTCATCTTGACGGCCAAAACCGACGACGGGAAGATGAGCTCGCAGATGGTTGATTGGCGCTGGTATCATCAGCCATCATGGCCTTAGCcatcccacccaccttggtgTTGACAATCTGGAGCTTCTTGGGCGAGTTGCTCGCCTGCTGGTCGGGCGCGCCGACAAGCGCTACCAGCGACGTGCAGAACAgcatctcgacgacgcccgtCGCGCCCTGGTCATCTGTGGGAGGGTGGTAAGCTCGGCGCGTGGCCTCTCGCGGTGTCCGCACCCCAccacgctggcggcgccgcgggctcgCCCCAGCGGTGCTGCTGTGCGgccggctcgcggcgcggcggagacCACCGACACCCACTCTTGGAATGGACCTTGCCGAATGGGTCGCAGTTGAGGATCGTGTACCCCTTCTTGTGCCCGACTGCGATGCACGAGAAGTCCTGGTTGAAGTTGCAGCACTGGGGCGTTAGCGGCGCCAGTCGCAGCGGGCAGGCTTACCAGTAGGTCGGGGTGCCGCTTGCCGCTCGGGGCCATGGCTGCAGCTGCTTGCTGGGAAgggtggacgaggaggcgagaGGGGTGGGTTACAGACGCCGGCGGAGGAGAACGATGACGCGGTGACTCGGAGATGGTGTGGgcgcggcttggcggcggcgtggggcagAGTCGGGGTGAGTCGGTGGTGCTGAGACGGGCTGGGGCGTGCTTCTGGAGGCAAGCTCGTGAATGATGCAGTTGCTAGAGGTACGATTTGATGATTAAAGGATGATGATTGAGTGAGTGCGATGAGGAGAGTGGTCTAGTAGTGTGTGCTGCACCAGTCGTCGTTTCAGTCACGGCGTCATTgatgccgcccgcgccggaACACTCCACGgcccacacacccaccaccaagTGGCAAATCCGAAACCCCCCTCCCACTTCGACTCCACGCCTCACCACCCCGCCACACCAATGCAATGCATATGAATAACACGTCCTACTTCTTCCCAAACCATCCAAGGGCCTTGCCCACGCCGCTGGGCTCgggcgcgggtggcggctggaggtgcggcggcagctgctgctgctggtggggcagcgcgccgcccccgtgTGGCGCCTGGCCGCCGTGCAGGGGCATGTAGCCTGATGGGTACATCATGCCCGGgaggtgcggcggcgggtgcaccggtggcggcggcgttgtcTGGTGCTTTGCGCGCAGGTTGAAGAGCGCGCTGTTGGTCAAGATGATGAGGAGCGACAGCGTCGTGACGGTGAACAGCATCGTCTTCCAGCTGATCGCGTCGACAAACGAGTTGATGACCCCGGCGAAagtctcggcgccgacgcgcgcacggccAACAACGGCCGGATCGCGGTTCATGCACGTCTCCCATGCGTAGCATGCGTTTTCCCTGCTTCGTCAGCCTAACCCAGGCACATAGACTGGAGAACTTACATTGCTGGAACGCGGAACTCTGGCTCGCAGCGGTTCTTGAGGTACAACGCCGAGCATTCTGCAATCTCCTGCAGGATCTCTGCGCGCGCGTTAGGTCCCTGCTCGTCACACGCGGCCGCACGTACCGACTGATACCTCGTCGATCCGCTCCTGCACGTCGCGGCGCACCGCGAGGATGAACTGGAGCGCAATGTACAGGAAGAATGCGAGGAGCGAGAGGTTGAACCCGAGCTGCACGTAGCTGGAGGTTAGCTCGTCCTTGGAGCGACGCCACTCACCCAAGGAGGATGGCTGGGATCTCCGAGTGCCGCACAGCTGGCGCAGGAATGTTGAAGTTGTAGTGGTGCTCCTGGCGCCTGGCAACAGCGACGGGTGCGTCTGCGTCCTGCGTTCGTTCGTTAGTCGGGATCGCCACCAGCCAAGCGCGTGCCACGACGCCCCGCCACTGCCACGTAGtacgcacctcgtcgccgtccgagtccgagtcgtaCCTCCGTCTACGCGTCCACTCCTGGCGTCTGCGGCGCACACGTGTGAGTGCGCCGGTGGCGATCTTGCGTTCTGGTGATGCGGTggtcgcctcctcctcggccttgggtGCAGGTTTAGGTGCCGCTGCCTTGGCCGGCGTGGAAGACGatgacgccgctgccgccgccgccgccatcgccgctggccgcgcgGGGCTGTCCGGCACGCCGCCTAAGCTAAAGCTCATATCCACGTCTTCCTCtgccgcgacctcggccgcgcgcggcccgaACCCAAAGTCGGTCCGCGCCCACCGTGTAGGGTCGTACGGTTCAAACTTCTGCGcggggggcagcggcggtgcgtGGAACAGGAACGGCGTGTTGGGCCCGAAGCGGAACCCCGGCGTctgggagggggtggtgAACGGGCTGGCGCCGGGCCCGTCGGCGTGCATGCCTGTTGAAGGTTAGCTGTGAGGACAATGGGAGTTGGGTCCATCGGTCCACCAGcggcccaccgccgccaggcGCGAGATAGCCCACTCACGCTTGCgcgccggcccgtcgtcTTGCAGCGCATAGTCTGCGAGCCGCGCCATGGggtcgctggcgtcgacgtccatgGGCCCCGAGCGGTCGCGGAaggccatggtggtggcgaggcgaggtgtGTGTgatgggcggtggtgggttgTTGATTGCGGAAACTAAACGACGACAGTCAGTGGTCGGTGGCCGGAAAAATCAAACACGCGGCAATGACAACAACCAACTCGTCAACTCGTCGACTTCCACCACGTacccaacaacaacaagcaaTGTCTTCTGGTACGTTACGTCTGACCACGAAACACCACTCACACGCAGGAGACCGCTCCCTCCAGCCGCCAGCGGACggcatcgccgccgtcgcgtggtCGGCGGACAGCAgctcgctcctcgtcgcgtcctGGGACTCGGTAGGTACAACAACGGTACCCCATCGCTGACCTCAGACGATCCAACTGCACAGGGTATCAGGATCGCAAGCTCCTCCGCAGATGTAAGCTGGTTCTTGCTTACgccagctgaccccagcttctcccacccccgccccgtGCTCGCGGCCACCTTTGACGCGACCCCCAACACGGCCTACTctggcggcctcgaccgGCGCGTGCGGCAATGGGACTTTAGCACGGGCGACAACCGCGTGCTGggcacgcacgacgacagcgtgtcgtcgctggtgTGGATCCCAGAGCAGAGTGAGTGCGCGGTCGCGAGTAGTGACCTTCCCCCGCTAACCTCCTCCCTCCCAGACATCCTCGTCTCCGGCTCGTGGGACAAGACGCTCAAGATCTGGGACCCGTCCGCCGAAgagccgctgcgcgcgaccgCTGCCCTCCCGGAGCGCGTGTACAACCTGTCCTATGCGCCCGCGACTGGCAGGCTGCTGGTGTCGATGGCGCACCGCCACGTGAGCGTGTACACTGcggccgagcttggcgccgccgcgcgcgagggccgcgagcccaagcccgagAGCACGCGCGAGAGCGCGCTCAAGATGCTCACGCGGACGGTCGCGTGCATGGCCGATGGAAAGGGTGGGTCGAgtcgtgctgcgcgagcgaTGGGAAATGACAGCTGACGCACCCCAGGCTGGGCATCAGGCTCGATCGAGGGCCGTATCGCCGTCGAGTACTTTGACCCCGACCCGGCGGCCCAGGCGGCAAAGTATGCGTTCCGCGCACACCGCGCGacggtcgacggcgtggagcAGGTGTACCCCATCAACGCGCTGGCGTACCACCCTGTGTGAGTAGGCGTGGCGCCGTGGGGCCATGCCTCCTCGCCAGCACATGCTGACGCCCGCAGCCACAACACATTCGCGTCCGGCGGCTCAGACGGCGTCCTCTCCATCTGGGACCACAACGCCAAGAAGCGCATGCGCCTGTACCCCAAGTACCCCACGGCCATCTCTGCGCTCGCCTTCTCGCCCGACGGCTCAACGCTCGCCATTGGCGTCAGCTACGAGCACGACAATGCCGTCGCGAGCCCAGAAGAGCAGGCACGggtgctgctcctcctcaaggAGACGGTGCAGGAGGACTGCAAGGTGggtgccgagcgagcggagcgcgcagcgcgggcgAGACAGTCGAGCATACTAACGCCATCCAGCCCAAGGCCCGCGCATGAGCGGCCCAGCACCGCTGCCACATATCTATGTATAAGTGAAGATGTCGCATGCAAACTAGACTTGATCTATCTACGACCAGTCGCCCCAGTCTCCCCAGCTcgagccgccgtcgccgcctccggcctcgccaccaccaaagAGGCCCTCGTTCTGCTCCTCAGCCCACGGGTCATCCATGGGCTGCTCGTAGTCACCGTACTcgccaggctgctgctggccagcACCAGCATCAGGTGGCGGGCCTTGCGGTGGCTGCTGGCCCGGTGCGCCCTGCTGACCCGgctgggcctgctgcgcGGTGCCGGGCCCCCGGCCGTAGAtgtactcgtcctcgctcaTGCCGGCCGGCACATccgacgcggcgcccgccgccgcgccagcagcagcgccagtcGCCGCTCCTCCATCCGCGggcggagcagcgccgccatcgccgctgcgcgcgtccGACCCGCCGTCACCTCCACCAAAGAGAATGAACGGGAAACcgaagccgccgctgcccgagTGCCGGGAGAAGTAGTCAAAGTCGATACTGACGGCGGTCGCGAGCGCCATGGCGCGCTGGTCAAGCGTGAGCCCGACGTCTGAGCGCTCGGGCAGGATGAGTGTCTGGCCCTGGACCTTGATCTCTGACCCGGGGGgcatgtcgagctcggtgccCGCGGCGTCGAAGCGGATCACGTACTGCCCCGTGTCGGTGAAGAGCTCGCGGCCCAGCCCGCGGAAGTTGCGGTTAATGGTGGCCACGAGGCggtcgtccttgtccttgagccAGAAGTCCCACGCGAGGAAGCCGCCGTCGATGCGCGCAAACTGgcgcagcacctcgccgGGCCGCTCCTGGAACAGGTTGTACTTCCTCCGCCAGAGATGCCACGACCTGTCACGGGTGAGCTCCACAACCACAACTCCACACCCACTGCTGCGTCTCGCCCACGATCGGCGAGTTCTTCTCGTCCATCGCGTGCACGTAGATGCGCGAGTTGATGAAGGTGAATGGCCGGCGGATCCACAGGATCGGGTTGCCGtgcacgtcgagcacggtgGATTTGAGCGGGCGGTGCGTGTGCAGGATGTTGCGGGTGACGGCGGATAGGATCCCCTGGTCTTCCTCCGCCAtgctggggtcagcgagtTGTCCTCCTGCTGCACCTCCTCACAATCCGACAATGTTGCCCTGCGGGTCAGCTTTCCACTCGACACATAAGCAGACCCACATCAGGCGAGTAGATCGCATAGCGGTTGGCCTGCTCGTACCCCATGAACACGTTGAGCATCTCCAGTTGTCTACCGTCGTCAGCCACCACAAGTTCCTTCGACGACCGACGCACCGCACAATAACCAAGCTctcgtgcgcgagcagctcgtgcGCCGCATGCGACTGGGAGAGCACGCCTCCGGGATCGTCGGGCACGCTCACGCGCGCGGGCTGCACGTAGCCGCCGTACGGGTCCGCGCCGAACGGCATAGCGAAGGGGTTCTGGGGCTGCGGCTGTGGCCTGCGGCGCTGGGGGCGGACATGGCCGCGGGGGACTGCAGTGGcggtcagcgagcgagcgaaaGCGCTGGAAGGTGAGGCAACAACTCACGccggtcgtcgccgcgcagcagcgaggtcgacgagctgaagccgcgctgggcgaggagcgcgagtgATGGCGATGCGGGCGGCACCATTCGTGCCGGCGCAagggccgacgccgcggtccgTCTCAGCATGGTCGTGTTGTGTATGAGTGTCAGTGTGATCGTGAGAGCGTGTCGCTTGGCAGTTGTCGTTTCGTTGCCGACGGCCAGCGACCAGTTGTCAATGACGCACTCTTTCGGCAGTTTGCGCTGGCTGATCGGCACGGCGCAACGCAGGAATCAGGTCCCGCTGCGCTCTGGGTGGCTCGCTCGTGGCGGCGACTTTGACGCTCCACATCGACTTGGCCAGCAGCGCAGACGCGTACGGGCCTGTAATTagcacgctcgcgcgcacggTGGCGACTGTGCGACTCGCGACTCACTCTGGCCACACTGCAGCCGCAGTCAGCccacgcgacgcgacgctaCTTGGCGAGGCTTGCGAGTTGCGCGACGACTGTGGAGCGACGACACAAAGACAACGCATTGCATCTGGCGACTGAAGCGTAGTGCGTTTTGGTGCTGCACTGTAGTCAGTCTACGGCTGATGAGATCTtcgagctgcgagctgcgagctgcgcgactgACAGACCGAGTGGCCAACTGGCTGCATTCGCGCCACGAAAGACGAGGTGGCGCAGAGACATGTGACGGGTGTGACTGCCTCATGACTGCTGCAACACCACCGCGGCAAGGACCCCACTTGCAGCAACAACATTATGCACGCTGACCTGACACTGACACGACAACTCTTCATGCAACGCCCAAAGCACACGACACacgacgcgcgacgacgctgcgacACCAGACGATGGCGTCAGCGACGACAATTTTCGGCACCatgacggcgtcgcggccgccaatcTCCGCCTGCCGACCGACAACTCCACTGTGCCACTCAAAACCCTGCTTGGCTGACGACGAAGGCACATGACCATCACGAGACTGGTCGAGTGACACGGCTGCGAGCTCGCACGATGATGTGCACATGCGGTGGACTAACTCGAGAGTGCCTCTGCacagcggcgccgacgttAGTACTGTTAGCGTGATAATCTCTGCACCATCTCCTTTCGCCAGTCTCCCCCACGCCCTCCCCCACACCGTCACgtgcgccgctcggcgtcgcgctgctctgCGCAACACCCACGCTCACACTCGGCCATATGTGTCAATGAGTACATGTGGATCATGCTAGAACCAAGGGAACCGACGAGCCGCAAGAAACCATCTAGTTCTTCCTGCGGAACGAGCAGCCTGGGGACAGTGTTAGTGGGACTGAAAACGAGTCGGCATCTCATGCCTCGGATCCGGGGGGCGATCCTCAACCAACACTCACCCTCAGTAagcttggccttgccgcccGAAGGCTGGCAGAGGACGGTAGCGCACGAGCCGCACTGGACGACGGTCGAGGCGTGCGAGAAGACGGTGGTGATCTGGAAGCAGCCGGGGCACTTGACGTCCATGAAGAACGAGTTGGGGGTGGGCACAATCTTCTTGAGCTTGTGGGTGCGGGCCTGGGCCTCGGCAGAGGGGTTGAgaaggtcgacggcgagagtCTGCGGGGGGGTCAGTTGTGCTGCTGTGTGTGGTAGGGCAAGCGGGCAGGACGGTAGACTGGACGTGGACGTGGGCTTGGACATTGGCAGCAACGCGGATCCGAGCCGAGTGAGTCGAAGTTGTGTGGGCGGTGCGGTGCTGGAAATCTCCAAGTCGTCGAAATGATGGCAAGTCGGCGAACGCGACGcaagcagcggcgagcagcgcacgCAAGACGGCGTGGGaggcgagagcgagcgcgagtgcgaggaCAACTTTGGCACAGAGACTGCGGTCGCACGCCGCCATCAGGCGCAATTGCACGCGACCGCAGCACGAAGTTTCCCAGCGTCTGTCTGCCCAGCatgccctcgctctcgtttgtcctcgcgcacaacgccagcgcgcgctccctcgtcgtcgaagcGCAGGTCTGTATCGTCGACATCCGTGTCGCCGACATCAAAAATTCGCTTTGCCGTCCAAAGTCGTCCAGCGGTCCATTTGTCCAGTCTTCCAGTCCAGTCTGCCGTCGTCCTGTCGCCCAACTGGGCTCACCATTTTGGCTAGGTTGTCGTGTGGTTCGCAAAAGCGCGGGCGGCGGACTCTTGCGGTTTTTAAGTGTGTGGTTGGGGGGGTGAAAGCCGGTTGAGGACGCTTCTAGAGTGCAGAGGTGCTTGGTGGTGTGCGCGAGGCAGCGAGTAGCAGCGGCtggcagaggacgaggaggcgggcgggcaggcaggcggcgagcacgactCAGCGTCCTGGGTGGTCAACGGGAGCATTTTCACACTTAGCACTGTCAAAATCCTGCACCGGGAATACTTGTGCCTGGGTGTAATCCCGCCCGTGGCGTGCTTGTATGGGTCGGCTCAACTGTTAAATTCAGTCTCGGCGATAGGCTTGTATGGCGGGGCTTGGTATCGCCGATAGCTACGACGTAGTGCCTGTGACTTGTCCGGACCCGGCCATCACGGAGCACTGCCACCCATCTCGAAGCATCCACACACGCCGAGTCGGCTCGAGCCACAATGCACATGCATTCTACTACTGTACAGACGGGTCCCAAAAAATGAACATTGATGCAATGGTCCGGCCGGGCGCGTTGGATGGGAtggccggggccggggggATGGTGGGTTCGGGCTCGGagctcggcaacgacgacgaccacaacGTCGAGTCGAGTTGAGTTTGCGAGAGGCTTCTAATCCGGTCTGATCGGTGTGATCGGTGCCGGGTAATGCGTTGGAGTCGAAGACGAGATGAGATGGCGACGGCAACACTGCTCACTTGAGCGAGACAACGCCCCGGGCGCCAACAGCCACATCGGCAGCACGGCCGCCACCGACCATCTTCTGGTGGCTCGCAATctggcgcttgcgctcggcaCCAAACGTCTCAGtgtgcttcttcttctcctgcCTCCGGTTCGCGCGCTGCTCCTTGACGGCGTTCTTGCgtgccttgcgctcctcggccgactcgccctTCGGCCGTGTGACGGTGACCTTcggcgcctcgcgctccgtcTCGGATCCAgagtcctcctcctcctcggtgacggGGAGGGCCTTGGCTGCGGCCCGGGccgcggccttctcggcctcctcaaCTCGGCGAAGGAGACGGGCCTTCTGTTCCTCTGACGAACGGACGCGGATAGTGCCGGGGTGGTTCTCCGTGTTGGTGTATGTGGCTGTGGGGGTtagtggcggcgggtgggggaTAACAATTGTGCGGGCTGTGGGATGGTGCGTGGGCCAAGCAGCCGTCGGGGAACGTAACTGTTTATGAAAGGCCAATCATAGGCAGACACGGAGTAACCCAGACATGCTAGGCATAGCAGCAttgggcagcagcgccaaACCCGTCGTCATGACGGCGCACCACTGCCACAACGCCACCTGCCACAGTGGCACCACCACTGACCACACCTACACGCTCTCGTGACACTCACAAAGAATCGTCTCGACGTCCCACTTgggctcggccttctcgtcgaTATCCCTCAGAGCCaccttgtccttcttctccttgacgTAGCCGCggttgagctgctcgagctcgaggataCGGCGGCGGTTCTCCTCGCGGCCGATACCGTCtccgtcctcgccctgctcgagcgcagcgcggAGCACGCTCAgcttctcggcgccggtcATGGCCGTGCCGCCCAGACTCTCGCGCATGCGCGAGCCGACAACCTCGTAGTTGTCCAAAAAGTCGTCCATGATCGAGTCAAAGTCCTCGCGGCTGAGCTCGACGGGGCCGtggtcctcggccgccttggacGCCATGCTTGCGCGCGACATTGAGCTCATGAACGACGGCGCGAtcgacacgtcgtcgtcgtccatgtcgaggtactcgtcgtcctcgtcgtcgagctcgtactCGCGCTCAATGACGTCGAagcggtcgtcgagcgaccGCAGCCCAGCGTTACGGTACACGCTCGCACTGGACATAGACATGCCCGACGCGTCCGACGGGCCGCGCTTGCCGTGCCgcttcttgccgccgcggacCACCATGTCGCCGAACCCAGACACCAAGGAGCCGATCGTGTCGGCCATTTCTGAGCGCTCGGCCGGGTCggcctcctcatcgtcccACCCGCCGTTCGAGGTCGCCTTCTGCTCTGGATGCCGGCCACCGGCGGCCTTGAACGCGCGGAATCGGTCCTCCCAcgtctcctcgcccgcctcggtcctgctgtcgtcgtcatcatcgtcgtcgtatCGAGGCGCCTGCAGCTCGCGCCCGTTCTCGTCAACGCCCCACTCGGCAAAGTCAAACTCGGGAGCCTCGTCCCCgtcctccagctcgccgccgccgagcaggtcgtcaAACAAGctcccgtcgccgccgtcgtccacgaatgcgtcgtcgtcgagcgcttCCAGCACTTGCCGGAGATGCGGGTCCATGTCGGGCTGGAACccctgcagctcggccggGATGGCCTCGTACGCGTCCTGCGCCTCCTGCCACGAGATCTCGTTGCGCGATGCCAGTGCGTCGGGCGGGAGGaacatgtcgtcgtcctggcgTCCCTTGCCCTTTGAGCGGTTGCCCTGCCGCTTCATTCccgtggcggccgccgagcccctcggcgcctcgaggagcaccGACTCGAAGCCCGCCTCACCGACCGGCCTCAGATGCGACATGTAGTCGTAGGTCGAGTCGTCGAACGTGATGCCGTACtgcgcggcctcgccctcgttgGCGCGCATCTTGGACTTGTCGAGggtggcgtcgagctcggcgagggtaACACCGGACTGGGAGAGTGCGTCAGTACGAGCACGAGCTTCTCCACAGCTCCGTCGACCCCGCTCACCTTCTGGGCGTCATTGTACCGCTCGACCGGCTTGAACACCTGCTGGCtcgcctcggggtcgttgaTGAGCGGGTCGCGCACGGAGCGGTGCACGAGCTGGAAGTGCTGTGCCCCGGGCTGGCGGTAGATGGACTTCTTGGTGGGTGCCATGGTGGCGGTGTATGCGCGTGCTGTCTAGGTCCTGATCGTTGTCGCTGCGAGTGTGTCGTCGTGTGTATCGTTGCAGCGTCTAGAGTGCGATGTGAGTAGCTCGAAACGTCAGTGATCTCTAGTTGGGTTTGTGGACAGACCTCCACCTACAAAATTCTTTGGCCatttgccgccgccgccgcccacccccgcgccgcgccagccagcagtcGTCGCCGAGTATTCGacgcaccgacgccgccactcgGCAAGAGCGACTCACTCTTTGCTTGCCTGcactccaccaccaccacacgacATCAAAATGGCTTCTCTCTTCGGCGGttccagcagcggcgcgactcCCAGTGAGTGCCCTCCGtccgccgtgcgcggcgcggtgtcCACCTGCCTCGAACACACCGGCACGTCCCGGCCGTCCCGAGTTTGACTGTGTGGTGGcaccgcgcgtcgtcgtgctgctgttCAAAACATAAACTGACCTCCATAGGCCAGAAGGAGCAGGCTGAGCAGATCAAGCTCCAGGTCCAGCAGGAGGTGTGTTGGCCATGCTTCGGTGAGCCCAGCTGACGTcccagctcgctgccgccggcgcccagCAGCTCATCAACAAGATCACCGAGAACGTGAGTGTGTGCTGGGGGGGTGTGAtgcgtcggcgcccgcaTCGTTTCCCTAGCAGTagcagcgccgacgcccacctccccacccccgcgcacCCCCTAACCATCCCAGTGCTTCGCCAAGTGCGTGACCCGCCC
Encoded proteins:
- the TIM13 gene encoding Mitochondrial import inner membrane translocase subunit TIM13, producing MASLFGGSSSGATPSQKEQAEQIKLQVQQELAAAGAQQLINKITENCFAKCVTRPGPTLGSSEERCLSQCMVLYMAAFDQTSRSYVARVSRERSGAASSGISL
- the ltv1 gene encoding Protein LTV1 codes for the protein MAPTKKSIYRQPGAQHFQLVHRSVRDPLINDPEASQQVFKPVERYNDAQKSGVTLAELDATLDKSKMRANEGEAAQYGITFDDSTYDYMSHLRPVGEAGFESVLLEAPRGSAAATGMKRQGNRSKGKGRQDDDMFLPPDALASRNEISWQEAQDAYEAIPAELQGFQPDMDPHLRQVLEALDDDAFVDDGGDGSLFDDLLGGGELEDGDEAPEFDFAEWGVDENGRELQAPRYDDDDDDDSRTEAGEETWEDRFRAFKAAGGRHPEQKATSNGGWDDEEADPAERSEMADTIGSLVSGFGDMVVRGGKKRHGKRGPSDASGMSMSSASVYRNAGLRSLDDRFDVIEREYELDDEDDEYLDMDDDDVSIAPSFMSSMSRASMASKAAEDHGPVELSREDFDSIMDDFLDNYEVVGSRMRESLGGTAMTGAEKLSVLRAALEQGEDGDGIGREENRRRILELEQLNRGYVKEKKDKVALRDIDEKAEPKWDVETILSTYTNTENHPGTIRVRSSEEQKARLLRRVEEAEKAAARAAAKALPVTEEEEDSGSETEREAPKVTVTRPKGESAEERKARKNAVKEQRANRRQEKKKHTETFGAERKRQIASHQKMVGGGRAADVAVGARGVVSLK
- the SPAC343.06c gene encoding Phospholipid scramblase family protein: MLRRTAASALAPARMVPPASPSLALLAQRGFSSSTSLLRGDDRLPRGHVRPQRRRPQPQPQNPFAMPFGADPYGGYVQPARVSVPDDPGGVLSQSHAAHELLAHESLVIVRQLEMLNVFMGYEQANRYAIYSPDGNIVGFMAEEDQGILSAVTRNILHTHRPLKSTVLDVHGNPILWIRRPFTFINSRIYVHAMDEKNSPIVGETQQSWHLWRRKYNLFQERPGEVLRQFARIDGGFLAWDFWLKDKDDRLVATINRNFRGLGRELFTDTGQYVIRFDAAGTELDMPPGSEIKVQGQTLILPERSDVGLTLDQRAMALATAVSIDFDYFSRHSGSGGFGFPFILFGGGDGGSDARSGDGGAAPPADGGAATGAAAGAAAGAASDVPAGMSEDEYIYGRGPGTAQQAQPGQQGAPGQQPPQGPPPDAGAGQQQPGEYGDYEQPMDDPWAEEQNEGLFGGGEAGGGDGGSSWGDWGDWS
- the ATG18 gene encoding Autophagy-related protein 18, with product MAPSGKRHPDLLCCNFNQDFSCIAVGHKKGYTILNCDPFGKVHSKNDQGATGVVEMLFCTSLVALVGAPDQQASNSPKKLQIVNTKRQSTICELIFPSSVLAVKMNRKRLIVVLENEIYIYDISTMKLLHTIETGPNPNAVCALSSSSEHSYLAYPSPAPSTSSASVSSGVPPAAPAPTTGDVLIFDTLNLSAVNVIQAHKTPIAALSLNSTGTMLATASDKGTVVRVFSVPDAKKLWQFRRGTSSAHIFSMNFNLASTLLAVSSDTSTIHIYKLTNRKSGNGASGGGDESPPPSASSGGFDSPTPSETPSSPPSSAPHLGLPSTHTAASSLRRRSYHFGKSLLGGVGTYLPKGVTEMWEPQRDFAHIKLRPQQTGVRTVVAMSSTLPQVMVISADGVFQAYNIDLENGGECALMKEFNLLNNEDTLGSGTGE
- the Bub3 gene encoding Mitotic checkpoint protein BUB3; translation: MSSGDRSLQPPADGIAAVAWSADSSSLLVASWDSTIQLHRVSGSQAPPQIFSHPRPVLAATFDATPNTAYSGGLDRRVRQWDFSTGDNRVLGTHDDSVSSLVWIPEQNILVSGSWDKTLKIWDPSAEEPLRATAALPERVYNLSYAPATGRLLVSMAHRHVSVYTAAELGAAAREGREPKPESTRESALKMLTRTVACMADGKGWASGSIEGRIAVEYFDPDPAAQAAKYAFRAHRATVDGVEQVYPINALAYHPVHNTFASGGSDGVLSIWDHNAKKRMRLYPKYPTAISALAFSPDGSTLAIGVSYEHDNAVASPEEQARVLLLLKETVQEDCKPKARA
- the rps27 gene encoding 40S ribosomal protein S27; the protein is MLPLTTQDAESVRRPRFCEPHDNLAKMTLAVDLLNPSAEAQARTHKLKKIVPTPNSFFMDVKCPGCFQITTVFSHASTVVQCGSCATVLCQPSGGKAKLTEELDGFLRLVGSLGSSMIHMYSLTHMAECERGCCAEQRDAERRT
- the BRR6 gene encoding Nucleus export protein BRR6 translates to MAFRDRSGPMDVDASDPMARLADYALQDDGPARKRMHADGPGASPFTTPSQTPGFRFGPNTPFLFHAPPLPPAQKFEPYDPTRWARTDFGFGPRAAEVAAEEDVDMSFSLGGVPDSPARPAAMAAAAAAASSSSTPAKAAAPKPAPKAEEEATTASPERKIATGALTRVRRRRQEWTRRRRYDSDSDGDEDADAPVAVARRQEHHYNFNIPAPAVRHSEIPAILLGYVQLGFNLSLLAFFLYIALQFILAVRRDVQERIDEVSVEILQEIAECSALYLKNRCEPEFRVPAMENACYAWETCMNRDPAVVGRARVGAETFAGVINSFVDAISWKTMLFTVTTLSLLIILTNSALFNLRAKHQTTPPPPVHPPPHLPGMMYPSGYMPLHGGQAPHGGGALPHQQQQLPPHLQPPPAPEPSGVGKALGWFGKK